A section of the Bacillus pumilus genome encodes:
- a CDS encoding ABC transporter permease, translated as MLQLIKNEHKKMMKKKITFIALGLIVVFQLAMALALKRVISSFGGQDTVANYFAYSTNVVFILQVLAVVIGATLISTEFQKRTIKFLLIRPKTRLQIYLSKYITLVLKVIYLFVFYYVIAFLFGLIFFGTAFDESSGRLFQHTFAVIGSQWVEVLMMASFAFMCSSLFRNSLVALVTSFFVLYAAKSLVPIMSLLENQWGKILLFANTDFTQYSFQGPPPFHGMSPLFSLFMVGAHFVFFVGTAWVLFWKRDVNV; from the coding sequence ATGCTTCAACTCATCAAGAATGAGCATAAAAAAATGATGAAGAAAAAGATTACGTTCATCGCACTTGGACTGATCGTTGTGTTTCAATTGGCGATGGCTCTAGCATTGAAACGAGTCATTTCTAGTTTTGGTGGACAAGACACTGTTGCCAATTATTTTGCTTATTCCACAAACGTCGTATTTATTTTACAGGTGCTTGCAGTTGTCATTGGCGCGACCTTGATCTCAACAGAATTTCAAAAAAGAACGATCAAGTTTTTATTGATACGGCCCAAAACTAGGCTGCAAATTTACCTGTCAAAATACATCACACTTGTGCTGAAGGTCATCTATTTGTTTGTTTTTTATTATGTAATTGCTTTCCTATTTGGCCTTATTTTCTTTGGTACTGCTTTTGATGAAAGTTCGGGACGCTTATTTCAGCATACGTTTGCTGTGATCGGATCTCAGTGGGTGGAAGTGTTGATGATGGCAAGCTTCGCTTTTATGTGTTCCAGCTTGTTTAGAAACAGCCTCGTTGCGCTTGTGACCTCGTTTTTTGTTTTATATGCGGCTAAATCACTTGTGCCTATTATGTCTCTTTTAGAAAATCAGTGGGGGAAAATCCTACTTTTTGCTAATACGGACTTTACTCAGTACAGCTTTCAAGGACCGCCACCCTTCCATGGCATGAGTCCTTTGTTTTCTCTATTTATGGTAGGGGCGCATTTTGTTTTCTTTGTTGGAACGGCTTGGGTTCTTTTTTGGAAGCGCGATGTAAATGTGTAA
- the fbpB gene encoding Fur-regulated basic protein FbpB: protein MSKKKIKTYQQLIEENKKAIMRDPKMMESIYETIDKKHQKQLAATGRES, encoded by the coding sequence ATGTCTAAGAAGAAAATCAAAACGTATCAGCAATTGATTGAAGAGAACAAGAAAGCCATCATGCGCGATCCTAAAATGATGGAAAGTATATACGAAACCATCGACAAAAAGCATCAGAAGCAGCTTGCAGCTACTGGACGTGAATCATAA
- a CDS encoding D-alanine--D-alanine ligase, which yields MKISLGLIYGGKSAEHNVSLQTALAVTKALNTEKFDIHPIYITEEGEWLRGEKLTEPVSNVRMLQFEQNAKTFLPTSLNESMFPQPTSADEKIDVVFPLLHGPNGEDGTMQGLLELLNIPYVGNGVLASAAGMDKVMMKDVFAQAGLAQAKHLSFNKKDYEKATPDSLEQVEQVLGYPCFVKPANMGSSVGISKCRSKEELQTAFDLAFQYDRRVVVEEGVVGREIEIGVLGNDEPKCSVVGEIAPKTDFYDYKAKYEDGDTDLIIPASVSEDEYKTIHDMAIKAFKSLDGSGLVRADFFLTEKGEVLINEVNTMPGFTPFSMFPLLWKHTGVEYPELIEKLVSLAIERHQEKQTIKTTF from the coding sequence TTGAAAATAAGTTTAGGATTGATTTACGGCGGAAAGTCAGCCGAACATAATGTATCACTGCAAACAGCCCTTGCAGTTACAAAAGCACTTAACACTGAGAAGTTCGATATACATCCAATTTATATTACAGAAGAGGGCGAATGGCTAAGAGGAGAAAAACTCACTGAACCAGTATCAAACGTCAGAATGCTTCAATTTGAACAGAATGCAAAGACGTTTTTACCGACTTCTTTAAACGAGAGCATGTTTCCACAGCCTACATCTGCTGATGAGAAGATTGATGTTGTCTTTCCATTATTGCACGGGCCAAATGGTGAAGATGGAACGATGCAAGGATTACTTGAACTGCTGAATATCCCGTATGTCGGCAACGGCGTTCTTGCTTCTGCCGCGGGTATGGATAAAGTCATGATGAAAGATGTTTTTGCTCAAGCAGGACTTGCACAAGCAAAGCACCTTTCCTTCAATAAAAAAGACTATGAGAAAGCCACACCAGACAGCTTAGAACAGGTGGAACAAGTACTTGGCTATCCATGCTTTGTGAAACCTGCCAACATGGGATCAAGTGTTGGAATAAGCAAATGTCGCAGCAAAGAAGAGCTGCAAACGGCATTCGACTTGGCTTTCCAATATGATCGACGTGTGGTCGTAGAAGAAGGCGTCGTAGGAAGAGAAATCGAGATTGGTGTATTAGGAAATGACGAGCCAAAATGCTCTGTCGTTGGTGAAATTGCACCTAAAACAGATTTTTATGACTACAAAGCAAAATATGAAGATGGCGATACAGATTTGATCATTCCTGCAAGTGTGTCAGAGGATGAGTATAAGACGATTCATGATATGGCGATTAAGGCATTTAAATCCCTAGATGGTTCTGGTCTTGTACGTGCAGACTTCTTCCTTACAGAAAAAGGCGAAGTGTTGATCAATGAAGTGAATACAATGCCTGGATTCACACCATTTAGTATGTTCCCGCTGCTTTGGAAGCACACTGGTGTAGAGTACCCAGAGCTCATTGAAAAGCTAGTGTCACTTGCAATTGAACGCCATCAAGAAAAACAAACCATTAAAACGACTTTTTAA
- the cshA gene encoding degradosome RNA helicase CshA, giving the protein MTITFQDFQLSESLMKAINRMGFEEATPIQAETIPLGLQNKDVIGQAQTGTGKTAAFGIPLVEKIDPASPNIQAIIIAPTRELAIQVSEELYKIGQDKRARVLPIYGGQDIGRQIRSLKKNPHIIVGTPGRLLDHINRRTMRLQNVETVVLDEADEMLNMGFIEDIESILSNVPSEHQTLLFSATMPAPIKRIAERFMTNPEHVKVKAKEMTVSNIQQFYLDIHERKKFDTLTRLLDIQSPELSIVFGRTKRRVDELTEALNLRGYTAEGIHGDLTQAKRMVALRKFKEGSIDVLVATDVAARGLDISGVTHVYNFDVPQDPESYVHRIGRTGRAGRTGMAMTFITPREKDMLRAIEQTTKRKMDRMKEPTLDEAIEGQQQVTVDRLRTIISENNLNFYMTAAAELLEDHDSVTVVAAAIKMMTKEPDATPVRLTDEAPMVSKRNRNNRSSSKRRDGGGGGGYRGKSRSSYGDKKRSSNDRNRSSSDRRQKKSYNN; this is encoded by the coding sequence TTGACTATAACGTTTCAAGATTTTCAATTAAGCGAAAGTCTCATGAAAGCTATTAACCGCATGGGATTTGAAGAAGCAACACCGATTCAAGCGGAAACAATTCCTCTCGGTCTTCAGAATAAAGATGTCATTGGACAAGCACAAACAGGAACAGGAAAAACTGCAGCGTTTGGTATTCCTCTTGTAGAAAAAATTGACCCAGCGTCTCCAAACATCCAAGCGATTATCATTGCGCCAACAAGAGAATTAGCGATTCAAGTATCTGAAGAGCTATACAAAATTGGCCAAGACAAGCGTGCGCGCGTACTTCCGATTTACGGTGGACAAGATATTGGTCGCCAAATCCGTTCACTCAAGAAAAATCCTCATATCATCGTAGGGACTCCAGGACGTTTACTCGATCACATTAACCGTCGTACAATGCGTCTTCAAAATGTTGAAACTGTTGTGCTTGATGAAGCAGACGAAATGCTAAACATGGGTTTCATCGAAGACATTGAATCGATCCTTTCAAATGTACCAAGTGAACACCAAACACTTTTATTCTCTGCGACAATGCCTGCACCAATTAAGCGCATTGCAGAACGTTTCATGACAAACCCAGAACACGTAAAAGTAAAAGCGAAAGAAATGACTGTCTCTAACATCCAACAGTTCTACTTGGATATCCATGAGCGTAAAAAGTTTGATACATTGACTCGCCTTCTTGACATTCAATCACCTGAGCTTTCAATTGTCTTCGGCCGTACAAAACGTCGCGTTGACGAATTGACTGAAGCACTTAACCTTAGAGGTTATACAGCTGAAGGTATTCATGGTGACTTAACTCAAGCGAAACGTATGGTTGCGCTTCGTAAATTCAAAGAAGGTTCAATCGATGTGCTTGTCGCAACAGACGTTGCAGCACGTGGACTTGATATCTCAGGCGTAACACACGTGTATAACTTTGACGTACCACAAGATCCAGAAAGCTACGTACACCGTATTGGACGTACTGGACGTGCTGGACGTACAGGTATGGCGATGACATTCATCACACCACGTGAAAAAGATATGCTTCGTGCGATCGAGCAAACAACTAAACGTAAAATGGATCGTATGAAAGAACCAACACTAGATGAGGCAATCGAAGGACAACAACAAGTAACTGTTGATCGTCTGCGCACAATCATCAGTGAAAACAACTTAAACTTCTACATGACAGCAGCAGCTGAATTACTCGAAGATCATGATTCTGTCACAGTGGTTGCGGCTGCCATCAAAATGATGACAAAAGAGCCGGATGCAACGCCTGTTCGTTTGACAGATGAAGCACCAATGGTTTCAAAACGCAATCGCAACAACCGCAGCTCTTCTAAACGTAGAGACGGTGGCGGCGGAGGCGGCTATCGCGGAAAAAGCCGTTCATCTTACGGTGACAAAAAGCGTTCTTCAAATGACCGCAATCGTTCTTCTAGCGATCGCCGTCAAAAGAAATCTTATAACAACTAA
- a CDS encoding thioredoxin family protein, with protein MKKITSTEQFNEIIQSDKEVIVKFFATWCPDCTRMDMFIPDILEAYAHHEWFEINKDDFPELAETYQVMGIPSLLIFKNGEKTGHLHSANAKSPEEVTEFLQEHVS; from the coding sequence TTGAAAAAAATCACAAGTACTGAACAATTCAATGAAATCATTCAATCTGACAAAGAAGTCATCGTTAAATTCTTTGCAACATGGTGTCCTGACTGTACAAGAATGGACATGTTCATTCCAGACATCTTAGAGGCGTATGCTCACCATGAATGGTTTGAAATAAACAAAGATGATTTCCCTGAACTAGCAGAAACGTATCAGGTCATGGGTATTCCAAGCCTGTTAATTTTCAAAAATGGCGAAAAAACAGGTCATTTACACAGTGCAAACGCAAAATCACCTGAAGAAGTGACAGAGTTTCTTCAAGAGCACGTTTCTTAA
- a CDS encoding ABC transporter ATP-binding protein: MESAVLKVEKVDKRIGRKIILQDISIEIGKGEIVGLLGPNGSGKTTLIRLIVGLMKKNNGRIMINGYSQDEDFRHAMSSVGAIIENPEFYSYLTGFENLELYAAMHNGVTEERMHEVVKRVRLEHAIHQKVKTYSLGMKQRLGIAQAILHQPNLLILDEPTNGLDPAGMKEFREHLQTLVREEGTSVLFATHLLHEVEELCDRMIIIQKGEIKASTMLRDIEGKEQMLMNIQPVEKAVTWLETHDYTYERNGSHVLLQLNKEQVPELNKQLVLAGFDVLEMTPQKPSIEEAFMKWTEGGTADASTHQE; the protein is encoded by the coding sequence TTGGAGTCTGCTGTTTTAAAGGTAGAGAAAGTCGATAAACGAATTGGCCGGAAAATAATCTTACAAGATATATCCATAGAAATAGGGAAGGGAGAAATCGTCGGCTTACTAGGGCCAAATGGCTCTGGAAAAACAACCTTGATTCGTTTGATCGTTGGCTTGATGAAGAAAAACAACGGGCGAATCATGATCAATGGGTATTCACAGGATGAAGATTTTCGACATGCGATGTCATCTGTTGGTGCAATCATAGAAAATCCCGAATTTTATTCTTATTTAACAGGCTTTGAAAACCTTGAACTGTATGCGGCGATGCACAATGGAGTGACGGAGGAACGAATGCATGAAGTGGTCAAAAGAGTTCGTCTGGAGCACGCCATTCATCAGAAGGTGAAGACCTATTCACTGGGGATGAAACAAAGGCTTGGGATTGCGCAAGCCATATTACATCAGCCAAATCTGCTCATTTTAGATGAACCGACAAATGGACTTGATCCTGCCGGTATGAAGGAGTTCAGGGAGCACTTGCAAACACTAGTGCGAGAAGAAGGAACGTCCGTCTTATTTGCTACACATTTATTGCATGAGGTAGAAGAGCTATGTGACCGCATGATCATCATTCAAAAAGGAGAGATCAAAGCTAGTACCATGCTTCGTGACATAGAGGGGAAAGAACAGATGCTCATGAATATTCAGCCAGTGGAAAAGGCAGTGACGTGGCTCGAGACACATGACTATACATATGAACGAAATGGATCGCATGTTTTACTTCAATTGAACAAAGAGCAAGTGCCTGAGCTGAACAAACAGCTTGTACTGGCTGGGTTTGATGTACTTGAAATGACACCTCAAAAGCCATCAATTGAAGAGGCATTTATGAAATGGACGGAAGGCGGGACGGCAGATGCTTCAACTCATCAAGAATGA
- a CDS encoding UDP-N-acetylmuramoyl-tripeptide--D-alanyl-D-alanine ligase, with product MIKRTVKQIAQMAGGTLSNQAFGEEQIHGVTTDTRKVSKGALFIPLIGEHFNGHTFASKAVELGAAAVLWNQKETNPPEGVPVILVDDTLAALQQLAKSYLKEENPRVVGITGSNGKTTTKDMIHSVLQTTYQVHKTDGNFNNHIGLPLTILSMPKGTEIAVLEMGMSAKGEIEFLSNLAEPDAAVITNIGESHMQDLGSREAIADAKCEITKGLKEDGTFYYLGDEPLIRERATQLSQQVKTFGEADDCDIKVTHINQLAEGTEFQVEGYAQGFLIPVLGKHNVKNALAAIAIGQHFGLNERQIAQGLMQTKLTGMRLELFKTEKGITVINDAYNASPTSMKAAIDLVGDMDGFANRILVLGDMLEMGSEEETYHYELGRYIKPEFIDHVMTYGRLGAFIAEGAKKSFGDTRVFSFMDKEELKKKLADVAGPDDVVLVKASRGMRLEEVITAL from the coding sequence ATGATCAAACGTACAGTGAAACAAATCGCCCAAATGGCTGGTGGGACACTATCTAATCAAGCTTTTGGCGAAGAGCAAATTCACGGAGTGACGACAGATACACGAAAAGTATCAAAAGGTGCATTGTTTATCCCCCTAATTGGAGAACATTTTAATGGTCACACATTTGCTTCTAAAGCAGTGGAGCTTGGAGCGGCAGCTGTTCTTTGGAATCAAAAAGAAACCAATCCACCAGAAGGCGTACCTGTCATTCTTGTCGACGATACACTGGCAGCCCTTCAGCAATTGGCAAAATCGTATTTAAAAGAAGAAAACCCTCGTGTTGTCGGTATTACAGGAAGTAACGGGAAAACCACGACGAAAGATATGATTCATTCCGTCTTACAAACAACGTATCAAGTTCATAAAACAGACGGTAATTTTAATAATCATATCGGTCTTCCGCTCACCATTCTTTCAATGCCAAAAGGTACAGAGATCGCTGTATTAGAGATGGGCATGAGCGCAAAAGGCGAAATCGAGTTTTTGTCAAACCTAGCTGAGCCTGATGCAGCAGTCATCACCAATATCGGAGAGTCTCATATGCAAGATTTAGGATCAAGAGAAGCCATTGCTGATGCAAAATGTGAAATTACAAAAGGGTTGAAAGAGGATGGCACCTTTTACTACTTAGGAGATGAACCTTTGATTCGCGAGAGAGCGACTCAACTTTCTCAGCAAGTGAAAACCTTTGGAGAAGCAGATGACTGTGATATTAAGGTAACGCATATTAACCAGCTTGCAGAAGGAACTGAATTTCAAGTTGAAGGGTATGCTCAAGGGTTTCTCATTCCTGTATTAGGGAAACATAATGTGAAGAATGCCCTTGCTGCCATTGCTATAGGTCAGCATTTCGGACTGAATGAAAGACAAATCGCCCAAGGACTCATGCAAACAAAGTTAACAGGAATGCGTCTTGAACTGTTTAAAACAGAAAAAGGAATTACTGTTATCAATGATGCGTATAATGCAAGCCCTACTTCTATGAAAGCTGCTATTGATCTTGTAGGAGATATGGACGGCTTCGCAAATCGCATTCTTGTCCTTGGAGACATGCTAGAGATGGGTAGCGAAGAAGAAACATATCATTATGAACTAGGCCGCTACATCAAGCCTGAATTTATTGATCATGTGATGACGTATGGCCGTTTAGGTGCATTCATCGCTGAAGGAGCAAAGAAATCATTCGGTGATACGCGAGTGTTCTCATTTATGGACAAAGAGGAACTGAAGAAAAAACTTGCTGACGTAGCAGGTCCTGATGATGTGGTCCTTGTCAAAGCTTCACGCGGCATGAGATTAGAAGAAGTCATTACTGCACTATAA
- a CDS encoding alpha/beta hydrolase: MIGCLCIHGFTGAPYEVEPLAQYLKQKTDWNVQSVTLPGHGDELQLKGILYQEWIATAELELLSLYRTCETIFLIGFSMGGMIASYLAAKYPVARLVLLSAAAKYVNPKQMIQDTRQMVKESLSGLIDTNPLYDRYRHKLTSTPLSAAVEFMKLVKQTKSSLEKLHLPVLIVQGESDGIVPASSAQLIDHKIPSRQKEMFYLPDCKHHVCHEPCAQQLFEKVEEFLKKTI; the protein is encoded by the coding sequence ATGATTGGCTGTCTATGTATACATGGATTCACTGGTGCCCCCTATGAAGTGGAACCGCTAGCGCAATATTTAAAGCAGAAGACAGATTGGAATGTTCAGTCTGTCACGCTTCCGGGGCATGGAGATGAGCTTCAGCTAAAAGGTATTCTCTATCAAGAATGGATTGCGACAGCTGAATTAGAACTTCTTTCTCTTTACAGAACATGTGAGACTATTTTTTTGATCGGGTTTTCTATGGGAGGAATGATTGCTTCTTATCTTGCAGCCAAGTATCCAGTCGCTCGTCTTGTCCTGTTAAGTGCAGCGGCTAAATATGTGAATCCAAAACAAATGATTCAAGACACAAGGCAGATGGTGAAGGAATCATTGTCTGGGCTAATTGATACGAATCCTTTGTATGATAGATACCGGCATAAGCTGACGAGCACACCGCTGTCAGCCGCTGTAGAATTTATGAAGCTGGTGAAGCAAACGAAGAGCTCCCTTGAGAAGCTTCACCTCCCTGTGTTAATTGTTCAAGGGGAAAGCGATGGGATTGTCCCAGCTTCAAGTGCACAATTAATTGACCATAAAATCCCGTCTCGTCAGAAAGAAATGTTTTATTTACCCGATTGTAAACACCATGTTTGTCATGAGCCATGTGCGCAGCAATTGTTTGAAAAAGTAGAGGAATTTCTGAAAAAAACAATTTAA